The genomic interval TTATTGACGATGTCTCCATTGAAGTTCCTGCAGCAGAATTATGTATACCTTCGCAAAATAGTTAATAAAACTTAAACGAAAAAAAGGGTTCTCGAACAATACGCCAACTATAggatgtatacatatttatgatgATACAGTCTGGCCTTTTTAAACATATTGCCTGATGGATTAATGTCAAGTTTCATTAGGATACCTCTAAAAATGCGAGGCTAGACGTTCATTAAACAACTTATTCATGAAAGGCTACCCTCATTCGTTGCCAACTGCTTGCTCTCAATAGGAAATGCATGCCCGATGAAAAACTTCGTGTTATTGTTAAGTTCCTTTTTACCTGACTGCCAGATCCTTGTGCTGCAATTGGCGCGGTACGTACGGCTTGTTTCTACTACTTTATTATCCCCAGCTTAACCGTGTGTAACCCAAGCTCTTTGTCTTgtgcaggcacacacacacacacacacacacagatccTTGAGACCCACCCCTTGAAACCAACCCAATTTGCCACAAAAACCAATAAAGTCATTTCACAGTCAAAATTATAGCAGCATGTCCTTCGCCAGGCTGGGTCCATTTGATAATTGCTTAAAGCTGGACGAGCCGCATCTCGCAACACTTTGTCATGGCCCATTCCCGTTTGCGAAAACACATGCGAAACTCGTGTCGGTTCGCATATGTTGCTCAAAGTGATTATTTTCactaaaaataaacgaaatgaATGATTGATGAAGTGAGACAAGGGAGCGAAACGTTGCGCCCAAATGTCAGACATCAACACCAAGAGAAGACCAACCCCCCCATTCCCATTTCCAGTTCCTTGCTCCGTTGGCAAACAACATTTCAATCGTAATGAGAAGGGGAAAGTGtcatttaattgaaagcaGGTGAAGGAGGCTGCCATTTGCCAAGATGCAAGATGGAAGATGGATGCTGGGAGCTGTTCTTTCGGGTCCAGCCTTTTGTCACAGCCGCGaaccgcagccgcagccagaCGGAAATCGTAAAAGtgttgcataaaaatattttttatgtgtcTTCGTTTGCGCCTTCGTCTGGCCGGCTgaaaaatcataataataaaatgcaaataaaataagacaAACAAGAAGCGATATATTTTTTGTCAGTTGCCGAATATTCAATACCCTTAAAGAACACATAAAGCTAGGCAGATCGTGTTAAGATTAAAAATTGCTTTTGAGCTTGAACTGGTAACTGTCTACTGGCTGGTTCGACGCTCACATattgtttgtattattatttgacGTATTATTTGACTTTTGAATGAAAATCAAGTCTAATCGATCTGCTGCTTATTTAAAAAGGCGATACTTTTGTCAACAACTGATGATTGCTAATGGAATCGCAGAATGTGAAGTTTGTAAATGTTACATATTTCGGATATAAGCGCTGTGATCTGCTGTCACATTTGTAAAGCTGACTTTTATGGATGCATTTTcgatgtttttcatacaaaacttgACCATCGTGTTAGCCCACTTTGAAGTCGAGTCTTGGATCTAAGAGCTCCATAAATAACTTTATAGTTCTAACTGTTTAGGCTCTGTGTTGACCACCTGACTGATAAAAAAAACCCATTGGGATATAGAATATCTGACAGAGTTTGTCTGGATGTTGATAAACCAAGGAAACTGTTCATTCTTCATGGGAACTGCTTTTATGATAAAGAAGGCGCGACTCAAAGTCGGGTCTATGCCAAGTATCATCACCCAGGCAGACGCATATGGCTCCTTTTCTTCTCGATGCTGTCCAAGAATAGATACATTTTAAGCTCTCTGAGATGCGTCACATATTTGTTGGCAAAATGATAATGCCCAACGAGGCAAGggtacaacaacaaatgccacAAGACGCCAATGCAGAGCAGAAGGCGTGGCGATGGCGCTGCGTGGCATGAATGTGACCGTGCCACATATTTCGTTTATATTTACTTGACAACTTTCGCAGGAGTCGTCGTCGGTTTGGGCTCtttggtctggtctggtctgcaGGCCCCGGCGCTGCATGtcatcaacaacatcatcagcgACTACgtctccggctccggctccaactgcaactgcggcTCCGACTGGTGTCTGCCGTCTTCCTATTTTATAGTCCAAACGTGCTGGCAAAATGTGCCTGgcgcatatacatatataaatatatatatatatatttttctgccTTGGCAGCGTCTTCCACGGGCTTTTCCCAGTGCCCGCTGTGCCGTGCATTTTCGTGCAGCGCCGAACGTTTTGGGGTCTGGGCTGGGCCTCGCCTGGCATTTTCCTCTGCGCTttggaaaaataaattaatgggAAACATGCAAACATAAATTCGTTTTTTAGCTGTCAggtgtttcacattttaaacgtaaattataaataaggcacaaaacaaaattataattccGCCTAAATGTTTTATTGGCCACCGcctgctgtctgtctgtccgcctcCCCCACTGCTATGCTCCATTATACCCTATACCCAATGGGCAAAAGTGCTTTATATTCGTACCCGAAaagcatatataatatttatagactTGTTATATAAATGCCTTCATCTCAGAACCACAAAAATTATGCAGAATCTTTTATTTCTCAAGCAGCTCAACTTTTTGCTATGCAAAGATCGATCAAAAGATCGACAACTCTCCCATTTCAGCTGAAATATAGAATGTAGGGCCTTTTTCGTATCGTATCTCTTTATTCTATTTATCTTACACTCGATAAACTAGCATATTACCGTATAATAATATATCACTACCTCTTTATCGTATATAACTTAACGTAGATCCTACTAGTagggcatttttttttaaatatatctctTTATCTAATAAACATTATATACGTATATGGAGTAGGAAATTTTTCCTATAAtaatagtatataaatatctctctctctttctccctctctcttatTCTATCTTCTATATTCTAGTATATAGAGTAGACTCCTTTTTctataatatatagtataataatatatgaatatatccTCATGATATCtactaatttttttattttctagtAAACAGttctttataataaaaaaggcTATTAACTTTTTTCGCTATCTactttcctatttattgtattttctttaataacaTAGTAAGAtatattaagtttattttcattgttaCTTAAGAATTCTATTTTCTCTACTAAAAAATTCCTTCTAAGTTGTAGGCTCAAATAAGTTCACTGACAAAATTGGCTGCGAAAATGGGCACGGATGGTTGGACGGGGAAATGAAATACATCCAATGTGTTGGGGATGATATTAGAGATATTTGTATTCTAATTAGGTTcttggcatttaattttcattttctaatatataacataaaataatattattttctaaatgattaaattaatattataattaattaatatattaatatcaatattGATATATCATTCTTCTTGGACTCGACCCTTTCCTCTTCAATTGCTGAAAGTTTCGTGAAATCCAAATCAAAGACACAGATGTTATTAATGAATGAATTTTCAATATCGTGAAGCAGAGAGAAGAAGTTGTATATTACAGGGCATCTTCTAGTCGTACTCTTTTATTGGTTTCTTTCTGCGCTTTTGCGGCAGCCaatggaaattaaattttatttaaattaatgatGAGGCTTATAATTGGCCTCGTTTTTGGTTTCATCTTCTTTCTATTTATTTcggttttattattttttatgtggaCACTTCACAGTGTGAATGGCGGCGACATTCTTAGCTCCAGCTCCATTTCTAGCTCCATCTCGCATCTCCATTTCGCACAAAgccatcaacagcagcagaagcagaagcattGACGTCGTCTCTGGGCTTTTCTTTGCTGGCTTTTTAAGAGCATTTGACATGACTTGGGCTTCGTTCGTTTTCCGTGCGATGCGATGCGCTTCAACTTTGATTATGACGTGAAGTTGGCCAAGTGCAAATACTTTGCTGGtactttttaattaacttaattagCATAGATGATGGGCTAAGAGCAGCGCTTACACAacatgaaaattgcattatgTCTTCTGCCGACCATCCTTCTCCCATACGCTGCGTACCTCTCGCATGCTAAAGTTCGTCAAAAGTCTTGGTGATGGGGGAAGGAGGGGGAAGAGCGAGGGTGTGTATGTTTCTGGCCTTTTGATTTCggctatggcagccatatacAATGCTTAGGGGGTTGGCTTCCATTCACATGCTCATTAATGTGCATAATGTGCTCAAAGCTTTTCGAAGCGATTGCTCTTTTAAGTACCGACATACTTTTATGCTCTTATATATGACCCCCTGGCTCCCCTCCATtcagcccccccccccctcccttgACGAACCTGCCTTATGTTAAATTCAGTTCTAACATACTAATTGGTCATATTAATTAGAAATATCTTTTAGGAGATTTTTAATAGATGCGTGCTCTGTTGTGTTAAATATTCTGAAATTCCTTTAGGACCTtttccattaaaaaaaaaaaatcacttaAAAAAGtgctaaatatttattaaaggaAAAGCATATTAGATTCAAGTAACCTTTTCATCTCGATATTTCACACGTGCAGGCGGAATTCTCAAAAATACCGTCTTAGTGTGAACTAAACATTgctatcagtcagtcagtcagtgaaTTAATCaggcagtcaatcagtcagtcagtcaaacaGTCATttaatcaatcagtcattatatcaattattcagtcaatcagtcagtcaatcagtcagtcaatcattcagtcTGTCAGTTGGTCAGtgagtcagtcaatcaatcagttcgTCGATCAGTGAACCAGTCAATCACAGTCGGTCAGGTAATCAGTCCATCAGCCAGTGTATCAGTCAGTacatcagtcaatcaatcaattagtcagtcactcaatcagtgaatcagtcggtcagtcagtcatcagtcaatcaatcaatgaaTCAgtaaatcagtcagtcagatagtcagtcattcattcattcagtcAATCGGTCAATCCGTCAGTAAGtcgatcagtcagtcaattagtcagctggtcagtcagtcagtcaatcacttAGTCAGTAAGTAAGTCAGTCACTGAAGCAGTCAGTCCATCAGTGAATAAGGCAATCCGTCAGTTGTTCAGtcgtcagtcaatcaatcaatgaaTCAGtaaatcagtcagtcactcagtaAACTTATCAATCAGTCTATCGGTCTGTCAATCAGTTGGTAGCCTTAATTGTCTTGCGATCTATTTCGGCTAGGTGAAAAAGTCGATTAACACATCCAATTAATGATTTTTATAGTCATGATTATTGCTTCTCCGATTGTTGGTGCCACAAATTATGCGCCAAGAGTTTTGAAACTTAATTTATGTGTCGAGTATGGCCTATTTCTTTTCCTTaacttttttctttacttaatttttagtcaaaaaaaaaaagaagtagtCTCTcaagtggttgttgttgcttttgtcgaTATTGTTGCTTTCCCCCAGCTGCCCCTTGGCCGGAGGCGCTAAATgcaggaaaacaaaaaaattaaacggAAGAGGCAACGCAATGCCGGAGATATAAGAAATTTGTATACGAAATCTATAAATTTTGTCttaattttttgtgtgttggggggtttttttttttcttttatagcGCGTGAGTTTTGATTTACGCGCCATTGGACATTTTATTTGGATCGGAGTGTTTGGTTTCCCAGagcacatatttatttttatttttattgctttttaatGCGCCGTCGAGGAAGTTTTATTTCTGTGGGCAACTGCAATTCCCCCAACCGCTCTCGAGCTTAGGCTGTGCGTGTGGATTGTTGAACAATGAATTTTCTTGGGATTATCCATGTGTATATAtggtatgtaaatatatacttgtgtgtgtgtgtgagatgAGGGGGAGGGGGTGCTGGCGACGGCAACAATAGCGCTGCGGTGGCGCTTTATTATACTTTCTCATAGAGGGCATCTTCATTTTGCCaacaaaatgtgcaacaaATTGATGAAGCCAGCAGCAATCATACagagtataatatatatgtatataataaatatatatatctttatcgACAGTCGAGTCATGATAGCTATGATAGGCTCTCTGTCACGTCTGTTGATATGCATAGACTATCTTCGTGAAATGTGCTATAGATCCTTTTTATAACCTTCCAGAGGGTATTATTCATTTGTCTGGAAATGTGTAATGCATAAAAGGAGACATCTTCGACACCCtaaagtataaatattcttgaacAGTATCAACAGCTGATTTGATAAAAGCATGTCTGTCCGTCCTTCCTTCCGTTGCTGTTGAACGCAGTGCATATGTCGGAACCGaatggatcggaccactatatcatatagctgccatagaaaagatctgtcgaaaattaattgtatgaaaaattatttgtctATTAGGATATATTTGATAGCCATTTTTCTCATATTTGTAGGTTCGTAAGCCTTGTGTCTACAAGTGTATTTAATCGTCGACTCGCTGCAGCTAGGTTATGCATCatgttttaaattcaaatgcgGCACCTTATATCATATTTACTTGCCTTTATACAGCTCGTATATGCCATTtacaatatatgtaaatgtatttctttatgtataaaataatcatcaaataTTCCACTCTTGTCTTTTGCACCCCACGCAGAatacgcagcagcagctggaggaggAGAAGGAGCAGCAGATGCAGCAGGCGGCCGCAGTCAGGACGAGAACGAGCACAAGCAGGAGCAGGACTATGGCCACGTCCAAGGCGAGAGCCAGAGCCACGTCGTTAATCTATTTACCGCCTTTCTGCCAGCCATGTGGACATGTGCctgcggccagcagcagctgctgttgttgttgctgtagtcgGCGACATAAAAATTATGATAAACATGCCGCAGCGCCGACGCTGACAGCAGCGGGCACAGTCTCAGCCACAGCCACATGCTCGCCAGCGACTGGCTGGAAATTCCTGCAGCGTGATATTCAGTTAAGCGCGGATGAGGACGCACTGGCGCATAGCTGCAACGATCTCAGACAGGCAACGCAATTAGTTATGCCAATTGTTGTAGGTGGCAGCAGCCGCGGCAGCAGCCACGTCTTGGAATGCCTGGCGATTGTGCGGCGCCAGCGACGTGAACGACATACAATAAAACCAATCAGCAATGCAGCAGAAGGAGAAGCCGCAGAAGGAGCTGCAACAAATAGTTCGCAAACAACGACAAGGGCTTTGGCCACAAGTGGCCAGGACGAGAagaaggaggaggaggaggaggaggaggaggaggaggaggaggaggaggaggaggaggaggaggaggaggtgcATGGTCTTGGCGATGAAGATGAATGTAGGTGCTTTAACTACAACGGTGATATTAGTGCGCTGGAACGTCTAAAGCAGCAGAAGGAGCAAGAGCAGGAGAAGGAGCAGGTGGAGGAGTGGTATCAACTTCCTAACATTACGTGGCTAAAattgtggcagcagctgctgcggcggcaactgtgcaacaacaacagaagcagccAAGACGCCAACAACTCCGCCGCCAATGCGACAACGCAAACAACGaacacaacgacaacaacaacaacaacaatattagaAAGGAGCAGAAGCAGGAGCTGGGGCAGGTTCGGGCAGCTGGAGCCAATCACCAGGCTGGCAACGagctgcggcagcaacagcatgaCGTCGACAAAAAGTTGGCTCGGAGCGCTGTtgctgacgctgctgctggccacgtCCGTTAGCGGCTGGGGCGGTCGTCAAGATGGTGAGTAGCAAGTAGAGACGGAGAGTGCCTCACTCAGTGATATcctgtaaaaacattttctttaagtGGCAACTGAGGAAAGGCTGCGCTTGATTGATTGACGCTTAATATCAGCACATTATTTTAgtcaagttttatttattgcacacgtgaatattattatttaattaagttgTCAACGATTTAACTGAAGTAGCTTAAAgatattattattgaaatcTGTTTGACAAGAGCGCAGCATAGGAAAAATAGGGGTAAGCTGAGGGAGTATACAGGGTAATCTTTTTGTATCCAGCTCTAG from Drosophila virilis strain 15010-1051.87 chromosome 2, Dvir_AGI_RSII-ME, whole genome shotgun sequence carries:
- the aus gene encoding uncharacterized protein aus isoform X3, producing the protein MYNNSKARRSSDASIEQNTQQQLEEEKEQQMQQAAAVRTRTSTSRSRTMATSKARARATSLIYLPPFCQPCGHVPAASSSCCCCCCSRRHKNYDKHAAAPTLTAAGTVSATATCSPATGWKFLQRDIQLSADEDALAHSCNDLRQATQLVMPIVVGGSSRGSSHVLECLAIVRRQRRERHTIKPISNAAEGEAAEGAATNSSQTTTRALATSGQDEKKEEEEEEEEEEEEEEEEEEEEEVHGLGDEDECRCFNYNGDISALERLKQQKEQEQEKEQVEEWYQLPNITWLKLWQQLLRRQLCNNNRSSQDANNSAANATTQTTNTTTTTTTTILERSRSRSWGRFGQLEPITRLATSCGSNSMTSTKSWLGALLLTLLLATSVSGWGGRQDAPTNCTFPARWEGSWFLSGYQQSIHIKGSQFSYRGRCAASDGNKYLIVDELKKRKETKEKSSNMMMMFKKKLNKILKKMIIENEEAEAADEVEDKAEQASKVLVLVLPPFLCFLFVGYVMLRFFFFWYILNHLTFECAPSGYN